In bacterium, one genomic interval encodes:
- the atpE gene encoding ATP synthase F0 subunit C, whose protein sequence is MAIEGVHLVDMARYLGAGLCMGMGALGPGLGEGFAAGKACEGIARAPEQAALLTRTMLVGQAVSESTGIYSLVISLLLIFVVGGQ, encoded by the coding sequence ATGGCAATTGAAGGTGTTCACCTGGTTGATATGGCCCGATATCTCGGGGCAGGTCTGTGCATGGGCATGGGAGCTCTCGGACCCGGACTCGGCGAAGGTTTCGCAGCCGGAAAAGCGTGCGAGGGTATTGCCCGTGCTCCCGAGCAGGCGGCGCTTCTGACGAGAACGATGCTCGTCGGTCAGGCGGTTTCGGAATCGACCGGTATTTATTCGCTGGTGATTTCGCTTCTGCTCATCTTTGTTGTGGGCGGACAGTGA
- the atpF gene encoding F0F1 ATP synthase subunit B — protein sequence MISINATLILTILNFVLLIVVLRTILFKPMVKFLDERAKKIDESLRQAEENAQRAEEMIVEHDRKIAEARAKSSEIIDAAMSQASKESRAVIAEARDKAQATIDSAREEIVIEAERIKQELRSEVASMTVQLAGKVLEREISEKDHRDLINKSLDIMGS from the coding sequence ATGATCAGTATTAACGCGACACTGATTTTAACGATTCTCAACTTTGTTCTGCTCATTGTTGTGCTCAGGACCATTCTGTTCAAGCCCATGGTGAAATTCCTTGATGAGCGGGCGAAAAAGATCGATGAATCACTCAGGCAGGCGGAAGAGAATGCCCAGCGGGCAGAAGAAATGATTGTCGAGCATGACCGGAAGATCGCCGAAGCCCGCGCCAAATCTTCCGAAATTATCGATGCCGCCATGTCTCAGGCTTCAAAGGAAAGCCGTGCTGTCATCGCCGAAGCCCGTGACAAGGCGCAGGCAACCATCGATTCCGCCCGTGAAGAGATAGTGATCGAGGCAGAACGGATCAAGCAGGAGCTTCGCAGTGAGGTGGCCTCAATGACAGTACAGCTTGCGGGCAAGGTGCTTGAACGTGAAATCAGCGAGAAAGACCACCGGGACCTGATCAACAAGAGCCTCGATATTATGGGATCGTGA